A window from Megalobrama amblycephala isolate DHTTF-2021 linkage group LG9, ASM1881202v1, whole genome shotgun sequence encodes these proteins:
- the LOC125275462 gene encoding immunoglobulin kappa light chain-like isoform X2, producing MITDPEANMTLIAVIIWTLTTCTWSSVGQTLTQSEAQTVQPDQTVTIHCNHKPAINCIRTNKYCMAWYHQIPGDVPKLLIYSTSDRASGVSSRFSGSESGNKMDFTLTISGVQPEDSGVYYCQSQHSKTGDSKNPDWVFTFGGGTRLSVGTATRPTLTVLPPSRDELQQGKATVVCVGSKGFPSDWKLSWKVDGSSRSSAVNLSPSVLQKDGLYSWSSSLSLTESEWSRATTISCDATHPSQNAVTESLNTQQCDDQ from the exons GTTCTGTGGGACAAACTCTGACTCAATCTGAAGCTCAAACAGTTCAGCCTGATCAGACTGTCACTATTCACTGTAATCATAAACCAGCAATAAACTGTATTAGAACAAATAAGTATTGTATGGCCTGGTACCATCAGATTCCTGGAGATGTTCCTAAACTCCTGATATATTCGACATCAGACAGAGCTTCAGGTGTTTcttctagattcagtggcagtgaaagtggaaataaaatggATTTTACTCTGACTATCAGTGGAGTCCAGCCTGAAGATTCAGGAgtttattactgtcagagtcaACACAGTAAGACAGGAGACTCAAAGAACCCAGACTGGGTGTTC ACGTTCGGTGGAGGAACTCGACTCTCTGTTGGAA ctgCCACTCGTCCCACTCTCACGGTCCTGCCGCCCTCCAGAGACGAGCTGCAGCAGGGTAAGGCTACAGTGGTGTGTGTGGGCAGTAAGGGATTCCCCTCTGACTGGAAGCTGAGCTGGAAGGTGGATGGCAGCAGCAGGAGCTCTGCTGTGAATCTGAGTCCCAGTGTGCTGCAGAAGGATGGACTGTACAGCTGGAGCAGCAGCCTGAGCCTCACTGAGAGTGAGTGGAGCAGAGCAACAACCATCAGCTGTGACGCCACGCACCCATCCCAGAATGCAGTGACCGAGAGCCTGAACACACAGCAGTGTGATGAccagtga
- the LOC125275462 gene encoding immunoglobulin kappa light chain-like isoform X1, whose protein sequence is MITDPKANMTLITIIIWTLTTCTWSSVGQTLTQSEAQTVQPDQTVTIHCNHKPAINCIRTNKYCMAWYHQIPGDVPKLLIYSTSDRASGVSSRFSGSESGNKMDFTLTISGVQPEDSGVYYCQSQHSKTGDSKNPDWVFTFGGGTRLSVGTATRPTLTVLPPSRDELQQGKATVVCVGSKGFPSDWKLSWKVDGSSRSSAVNLSPSVLQKDGLYSWSSSLSLTESEWSRATTISCDATHPSQNAVTESLNTQQCDDQ, encoded by the exons ATGATAACAGATCCAAAAGCAAACATGACTTTAATAACCATCATTATTTGGACACTCACAACCTGCACCTGGA GTTCTGTGGGACAAACTCTGACTCAATCTGAAGCTCAAACAGTTCAGCCTGATCAGACTGTCACTATTCACTGTAATCATAAACCAGCAATAAACTGTATTAGAACAAATAAGTATTGTATGGCCTGGTACCATCAGATTCCTGGAGATGTTCCTAAACTCCTGATATATTCGACATCAGACAGAGCTTCAGGTGTTTcttctagattcagtggcagtgaaagtggaaataaaatggATTTTACTCTGACTATCAGTGGAGTCCAGCCTGAAGATTCAGGAgtttattactgtcagagtcaACACAGTAAGACAGGAGACTCAAAGAACCCAGACTGGGTGTTC ACGTTCGGTGGAGGAACTCGACTCTCTGTTGGAA ctgCCACTCGTCCCACTCTCACGGTCCTGCCGCCCTCCAGAGACGAGCTGCAGCAGGGTAAGGCTACAGTGGTGTGTGTGGGCAGTAAGGGATTCCCCTCTGACTGGAAGCTGAGCTGGAAGGTGGATGGCAGCAGCAGGAGCTCTGCTGTGAATCTGAGTCCCAGTGTGCTGCAGAAGGATGGACTGTACAGCTGGAGCAGCAGCCTGAGCCTCACTGAGAGTGAGTGGAGCAGAGCAACAACCATCAGCTGTGACGCCACGCACCCATCCCAGAATGCAGTGACCGAGAGCCTGAACACACAGCAGTGTGATGAccagtga